A genome region from Pseudomonas helmanticensis includes the following:
- the rbsK gene encoding ribokinase: protein MPANVVVIGSLNMDLVTRAPRLPRGGETLIGHSFATVSGGKGANQAVAAARLGAQVAMVGCVGNDDYGVQLRDALLAEQIDCQAVSTVEDSSGVALIVVDDNSQNAIVIVAGANGAMTPAVIDRFDAVLQAADVVICQLEIPDATVGHALKRARALGKTVILNPAPASRPLPADWFAAIDYLIPNESEAAALSGLPVDSPQTAENAASHLIAMGAGKVIITLGAEGSLFASGKGFEHFPAPKVKAVDTTAAGDTFVGGFAAALAGGKSEAEAIRYGQIAAALSVTRAGAQPSIPTMSDVQAFKPA from the coding sequence ATGCCAGCAAATGTAGTGGTAATAGGCAGCCTGAACATGGATCTGGTCACCCGCGCGCCACGGCTGCCGCGGGGCGGTGAAACGCTGATCGGTCATTCCTTTGCCACCGTTTCTGGTGGCAAGGGCGCCAATCAGGCGGTGGCGGCTGCACGTCTGGGCGCACAGGTCGCGATGGTCGGCTGCGTCGGCAACGACGACTATGGTGTGCAACTGCGTGACGCGTTGCTGGCCGAGCAGATCGACTGCCAGGCGGTGAGTACCGTCGAGGACTCCAGTGGTGTGGCGCTGATCGTGGTCGATGACAACAGTCAGAACGCCATCGTCATTGTCGCGGGTGCCAACGGTGCAATGACGCCGGCAGTGATCGACCGCTTTGATGCGGTGTTGCAAGCCGCCGACGTGGTGATTTGCCAGCTCGAGATCCCGGATGCAACCGTAGGCCACGCACTCAAGCGTGCACGCGCGTTGGGCAAGACCGTGATCCTCAATCCGGCGCCGGCCAGTCGGCCGCTTCCGGCAGACTGGTTCGCCGCGATTGATTATCTGATTCCCAACGAGAGCGAAGCGGCCGCATTGAGCGGGCTGCCGGTCGATTCGCCGCAAACGGCGGAAAATGCTGCCAGTCATCTGATCGCCATGGGCGCGGGCAAAGTGATCATTACCCTCGGTGCTGAAGGTTCGCTGTTCGCCAGTGGCAAGGGCTTTGAGCACTTTCCCGCGCCGAAGGTGAAAGCAGTCGACACCACTGCCGCCGGGGACACCTTCGTCGGTGGTTTTGCAGCTGCGCTGGCGGGCGGCAAATCCGAAGCCGAGGCCATTCGCTACGGGCAGATCGCCGCGGCGCTGTCGGTTACTCGCGCCGGCGCGCAACCGTCCATTCCAACCATGTCCGACGTACAGGCTTTTAAACCCGCATGA
- a CDS encoding nucleoside hydrolase — translation MQRYAHKLHQLIRGLLLLSVITATGAQAAEKIDLIIDTDPGADDVVALLFALASPDELNIRALTTVAGNVRLDKTSRNARLAREWAGREDVPVYAGAPKPLMRTPIYAENIHGKEGLSGVTVHEPKKGLAEGNAVNYLIDTLKKAKPHSITIAMLGPQTNLALALIQEPEIVQGIKEVLIMGGAHFNGGNITPVAEFNLFADPQAAEVVLKSGVKLTYLPLDVTHKILTSDARLKQIASLNNNAGKIVGDILNEYVKGDMEHYGIPGGPVHDATVVAYLLKPELFTGRSVNVVVDSREGPTFGQTIVDWYDGLKAPKNAFWVENGDAQGFFDLLTERLKRLK, via the coding sequence ATGCAACGCTATGCTCACAAACTGCATCAATTAATCCGGGGTCTGCTGCTTTTGTCCGTGATAACTGCGACCGGCGCTCAGGCGGCGGAAAAAATCGACCTGATCATCGACACCGATCCGGGCGCAGACGACGTGGTCGCCTTGCTGTTCGCCCTGGCCTCGCCCGATGAACTGAATATTCGTGCACTGACCACCGTGGCCGGCAACGTGCGTCTCGACAAGACATCGCGTAACGCGCGGCTGGCTCGCGAGTGGGCAGGGCGCGAGGACGTTCCGGTCTACGCCGGTGCGCCGAAGCCGCTGATGCGCACACCGATCTACGCCGAGAACATTCATGGCAAGGAAGGCCTGTCGGGTGTTACCGTGCATGAGCCGAAAAAAGGTCTGGCAGAGGGCAATGCGGTCAATTACCTGATCGATACCCTGAAAAAAGCCAAGCCACACAGCATCACCATCGCCATGCTCGGTCCGCAGACCAACCTGGCGCTGGCACTCATCCAGGAGCCGGAGATTGTTCAGGGCATCAAGGAAGTATTGATCATGGGTGGCGCGCACTTCAACGGCGGCAACATCACCCCAGTGGCTGAATTCAACCTGTTTGCCGACCCGCAAGCGGCTGAAGTGGTGCTCAAGAGCGGCGTGAAACTGACGTATCTGCCGCTGGACGTGACGCACAAGATTCTCACCAGTGATGCACGCCTGAAGCAGATTGCCTCGCTCAATAACAATGCAGGCAAGATCGTTGGTGACATCCTCAACGAATACGTCAAGGGCGATATGGAGCACTACGGTATTCCGGGTGGTCCGGTGCATGACGCCACCGTCGTGGCTTACCTGCTCAAGCCTGAGCTGTTCACCGGTCGTTCGGTGAATGTCGTAGTAGATAGTCGTGAAGGGCCGACTTTCGGTCAGACCATCGTCGACTGGTATGACGGCCTCAAAGCACCGAAGAATGCATTCTGGGTGGAAAATGGCGATGCTCAGGGCTTCTTCGATTTGCTCACCGAACGCCTGAAGCGTTTGAAGTAA
- the infC gene encoding translation initiation factor IF-3, with product MIIKREMRQDKRAAPKAPINENISAREVRLIGAEGEQLGIVSIEDALLKAEEAKLDLVEISADAVPPVCKLMDYGKSIFEKKKQVAAAKKNQKQIQVKEIKFRPGTEEGDYQVKLRNLVRFLSDGDRAKVSLRFRGREMAHQELGMELLKRVEADLLEYGSVEQHPKMEGRQLIMVIAPKKKK from the coding sequence ATTATTATTAAGCGTGAAATGAGACAAGATAAACGAGCTGCACCGAAAGCCCCGATCAACGAGAATATCTCGGCACGCGAGGTTCGGTTAATTGGTGCTGAAGGTGAACAGCTTGGGATTGTGTCAATTGAAGACGCGCTTCTTAAGGCTGAAGAGGCCAAACTGGATCTGGTGGAAATTTCCGCCGATGCAGTACCACCTGTTTGCAAACTGATGGACTACGGCAAATCGATCTTCGAAAAGAAGAAGCAGGTTGCCGCAGCCAAGAAAAACCAGAAGCAGATTCAGGTTAAAGAAATCAAGTTTCGTCCAGGGACGGAGGAAGGGGATTACCAGGTAAAACTGCGCAACCTGGTACGTTTCCTGAGTGATGGGGACAGGGCCAAGGTATCCTTGCGATTCCGCGGCCGTGAGATGGCCCACCAGGAGCTGGGGATGGAACTCCTCAAGCGGGTTGAAGCTGACCTGCTCGAGTACGGTTCGGTCGAACAGCATCCTAAGATGGAAGGACGCCAGCTGATCATGGTCATCGCCCCGAAAAAGAAGAAGTAA
- the thrS gene encoding threonine--tRNA ligase: MPTITLPDGSQRSFDHPVSVAEVAASIGAGLAKATLAGKVNGQLVDASDIISSDATLQIITPKDEEGLEIIRHSCAHLVGHAVKQLYPTAKMVIGPVIDEGFYYDIAFERPFTPDDMAAIEQRMQQLIEKDYDVIKKVTPRAEVIEVFKARGEDYKLRLVEDMPNEQAMGLYYHEEYVDMCRGPHVPNTRFLKSFKLTKLSGAYWRGDAKNEQLQRVYGTAWADKKQLAAYIQRIEEAEKRDHRKIGKRLGLFHTQEESPGMVFWHPNGWTLYQVLEQYMRKIQRDNGYLEIKTPQVVDRSLWEKSGHWANYADNMFTTQSENRDYAIKPMNCPCHVQVFNQGLKSYRELPMRLAEFGACHRNEPSGALHGIMRVRAFTQDDAHIFCTEEQMQAESAAFIKLTMDVYRDFGFTDVEMKLSTRPEKRVGSDELWDRAEAALAAALDSAGLPYDLQPGEGAFYGPKIEFSLKDCLGRVWQCGTLQLDFNLPVRLGAEYVSEDNSRKHPVMLHRAILGSFERFVGILIEHYEGAFPAWLAPTQAVIMNITDKQADFVAEVEKTLNESGFRAKSDLRNEKIGFKIREHTLLKVPYLLVIGDKEVEMQTVAVRTREGADLGSMPVAQFAEFLAQAVSRRGRPDSE, from the coding sequence ATGCCAACTATTACTCTTCCCGACGGCAGTCAACGTTCATTCGATCACCCGGTTTCCGTAGCCGAGGTCGCTGCATCCATTGGTGCAGGTCTGGCCAAGGCCACCCTGGCCGGCAAGGTCAATGGCCAACTGGTCGACGCCAGCGACATCATCAGCAGCGACGCGACCCTGCAAATCATCACGCCAAAGGATGAAGAGGGGCTGGAGATCATTCGCCACTCTTGCGCTCACCTGGTTGGCCACGCGGTCAAGCAGCTGTACCCGACTGCGAAAATGGTCATCGGGCCGGTCATCGATGAAGGCTTCTATTACGACATCGCCTTCGAACGTCCTTTTACTCCGGACGACATGGCTGCGATCGAACAGCGCATGCAACAGCTGATCGAAAAAGATTACGACGTGATCAAGAAAGTCACTCCGCGCGCCGAAGTGATTGAAGTGTTCAAGGCTCGCGGCGAAGACTACAAGCTGCGTCTGGTCGAAGACATGCCGAACGAGCAGGCCATGGGTCTGTACTATCACGAAGAATACGTCGACATGTGCCGCGGTCCGCACGTGCCGAATACGCGCTTCCTGAAATCCTTCAAGCTGACCAAGCTGTCCGGTGCCTACTGGCGCGGCGACGCCAAGAACGAGCAACTGCAGCGCGTTTACGGCACTGCCTGGGCAGACAAGAAGCAGCTGGCGGCTTACATCCAGCGCATCGAAGAAGCTGAAAAGCGCGATCACCGCAAGATCGGCAAGCGTCTGGGCCTGTTCCACACCCAGGAAGAATCCCCGGGGATGGTGTTCTGGCATCCGAACGGCTGGACTCTGTACCAGGTGCTCGAGCAGTACATGCGCAAGATCCAGCGCGACAACGGCTATCTTGAGATCAAGACCCCTCAAGTCGTTGACCGCAGCCTGTGGGAGAAATCCGGGCACTGGGCCAACTACGCCGACAACATGTTCACCACGCAGTCGGAAAACCGCGACTACGCCATCAAGCCAATGAACTGCCCATGCCACGTGCAGGTGTTCAACCAGGGCCTGAAGAGCTACCGCGAGTTGCCGATGCGTCTGGCCGAGTTCGGTGCCTGCCACCGTAACGAGCCGTCGGGTGCGCTGCACGGCATCATGCGTGTACGTGCGTTCACTCAGGACGACGCCCACATCTTCTGTACCGAAGAGCAGATGCAGGCCGAATCAGCAGCGTTCATCAAGCTGACCATGGACGTTTATCGTGACTTCGGCTTCACCGATGTCGAGATGAAGCTGTCCACTCGTCCGGAAAAACGCGTCGGTTCCGACGAGTTGTGGGATCGCGCCGAAGCAGCATTGGCTGCAGCCCTTGATTCTGCGGGCTTGCCGTACGATCTGCAGCCGGGGGAGGGTGCGTTCTACGGTCCGAAGATCGAATTTTCGCTGAAAGATTGCCTCGGTCGCGTCTGGCAGTGTGGTACCTTGCAGCTCGATTTTAACCTGCCTGTCCGTTTGGGCGCTGAATACGTCTCTGAAGACAACAGCCGCAAACACCCGGTGATGTTGCACCGTGCGATCCTCGGTTCCTTCGAGCGTTTCGTCGGAATCCTGATCGAGCACTACGAAGGTGCGTTCCCTGCCTGGCTGGCGCCAACCCAGGCGGTGATCATGAATATCACTGATAAACAGGCAGATTTTGTTGCAGAAGTTGAAAAAACTCTCAACGAAAGCGGATTTCGTGCCAAGTCCGACTTGAGAAATGAAAAGATCGGCTTTAAAATCCGCGAGCATACTTTGCTCAAGGTTCCCTATCTCTTGGTTATCGGAGATAAGGAAGTCGAGATGCAGACTGTCGCTGTGCGTACTCGTGAAGGTGCTGACCTGGGCTCGATGCCCGTCGCCCAGTTCGCTGAGTTTCTCGCGCAAGCGGTTTCCCGGCGTGGTCGCCCAGATTCGGAGTAA
- the rplT gene encoding 50S ribosomal protein L20, with translation MARVKRGVIARKRHKKILKLAKGYYGARSRVFRVAKQAVIKAGQYAYRDRRQKKRQFRALWIARINAGARVNGLSYSRFIAGLKKASIEIDRKVLADLAVNEKAVFAAIVEKAKATLA, from the coding sequence ATGGCTCGTGTAAAGCGTGGCGTCATTGCCCGTAAGCGTCACAAAAAAATTCTGAAACTTGCTAAAGGCTACTACGGTGCACGTTCGCGCGTATTCCGTGTTGCCAAGCAAGCGGTAATCAAGGCAGGCCAATACGCCTACCGTGACCGTCGTCAGAAAAAACGTCAGTTCCGCGCTCTGTGGATCGCTCGTATCAACGCTGGTGCTCGTGTTAACGGTCTGTCCTACAGCCGTTTCATCGCTGGCCTGAAAAAAGCGTCCATCGAGATCGACCGTAAGGTTCTGGCTGATCTGGCAGTGAACGAAAAAGCGGTGTTTGCTGCGATTGTCGAGAAAGCTAAAGCCACCTTGGCTTAA
- a CDS encoding ABC transporter permease — protein sequence MKTASPAGKRSGNFYGLGTYLGLAGALLAMVALFSVLSSHFLSYNTFSTLANQIPDLMVLAVGMTFVLIIGGIDLSVGSVLALAASTVSVAMLGWGWGVLPAALLGMAVAALAGTVTGSITVAWRIPSFIVSLGVLEMARGLAYQMTGSRTAYIGDSFAWLSNPIAFGISPSFIIALLVIFIAQAVLTRTVFGRYLIGIGTNEEAVRLAGINPKPYKILVFSLMGLLAGIAALFQISRLEAADPNAGSGLELQVIAAVVIGGTSLMGGRGSVISTFFGVLIISVLAAGLAQIGATEPTKRIITGAVIVIAVVLDTYRSQRASRRG from the coding sequence ATGAAAACTGCATCTCCTGCCGGCAAACGTAGTGGCAACTTCTACGGCCTCGGCACTTATCTGGGCCTGGCCGGTGCCTTGTTGGCGATGGTTGCGCTGTTCTCGGTCTTGAGCAGCCACTTTCTCTCCTATAACACCTTCAGCACCCTGGCCAACCAGATTCCCGACCTGATGGTGCTGGCGGTCGGCATGACCTTCGTGCTGATCATCGGCGGTATCGATCTGTCCGTGGGTTCGGTTCTGGCTTTGGCAGCATCGACGGTCAGCGTCGCCATGCTCGGCTGGGGCTGGGGCGTGTTGCCGGCGGCGTTGCTCGGCATGGCGGTGGCGGCACTGGCCGGCACCGTTACCGGTTCGATCACTGTGGCATGGCGAATTCCTTCATTTATCGTTTCCCTCGGTGTGCTGGAAATGGCCCGGGGGCTGGCGTACCAGATGACGGGGTCGCGCACGGCCTACATCGGTGATTCATTTGCCTGGCTGTCAAACCCGATCGCGTTCGGTATTTCGCCGTCGTTCATCATTGCCTTGCTGGTGATTTTCATTGCTCAGGCGGTTTTGACCCGCACGGTGTTCGGCCGCTACCTGATCGGTATCGGCACCAACGAAGAAGCGGTGCGCCTGGCCGGGATCAACCCGAAACCCTACAAGATTCTGGTGTTCAGCCTGATGGGCTTGCTGGCCGGGATCGCCGCGCTGTTTCAGATTTCCCGTCTTGAAGCTGCCGACCCGAACGCCGGCTCCGGCCTTGAACTGCAAGTGATCGCCGCGGTGGTGATCGGCGGTACCAGCCTGATGGGCGGGCGCGGCTCGGTGATCAGTACGTTCTTTGGCGTGTTGATCATTTCCGTACTGGCGGCCGGTCTGGCGCAGATTGGTGCGACCGAACCGACCAAGCGCATCATCACCGGTGCGGTCATTGTGATTGCCGTGGTGCTCGACACTTATCGCAGTCAACGCGCCAGTCGACGGGGCTGA
- a CDS encoding cold-shock protein, whose translation MSNRQTGTVKWFNDEKGFGFITPQGGGDDLFVHFKAIESDGFKSLKEGQTVSFVAEKGQKGMQAAQVRPE comes from the coding sequence ATGTCTAATCGCCAAACCGGCACCGTTAAATGGTTCAACGATGAAAAAGGCTTCGGCTTCATCACTCCTCAAGGTGGCGGTGACGACCTGTTCGTACACTTCAAAGCTATCGAATCCGACGGTTTCAAAAGCCTGAAAGAAGGCCAGACTGTCTCCTTCGTGGCTGAGAAAGGCCAAAAGGGTATGCAAGCTGCACAGGTTCGCCCAGAGTAA
- a CDS encoding LacI family DNA-binding transcriptional regulator, whose product MATIKDVAALAGISYTTVSHVVNNTRPVSQEVRLKVEAAIKSLDYVPSAVARSLKAKTTATIGLLVPNSLNPYFAELARGIEDYCERNGYCVILCNSDDNPEKQRSYLRVLLEKRIDGLIVASAGGDSGLAQGLAGVKTPMVIVDRGLEGVDADLVRIDHEYGAYLATRHLLELGHRDIATIGGPASTSVAQMRQAGYCRALQEAGIEVRQARMLESDFTSTGGYNAAAVLLESNPPSAIFAGNDMIGIGVLRAAAERNVRVPSELSVIGFDDIQMSRYVYPALTTVGQSILQLGEMAAEVLLRRIATPDLGTDQRIVTPSIVLRESTAPLSGVFTEYR is encoded by the coding sequence ATGGCAACGATCAAGGATGTAGCGGCGCTTGCAGGCATTTCCTACACGACCGTGTCGCATGTGGTGAACAACACGCGGCCGGTCAGTCAGGAAGTGCGCCTGAAAGTCGAAGCGGCAATCAAGAGTCTCGATTATGTGCCGAGTGCGGTGGCGCGCTCGCTGAAAGCCAAGACCACCGCAACCATCGGTCTGCTGGTGCCGAACAGTCTCAACCCGTACTTCGCCGAACTCGCGCGGGGCATCGAGGATTATTGCGAGCGCAACGGCTACTGCGTGATTCTCTGTAACTCCGACGATAACCCGGAAAAACAGCGCAGCTATTTACGTGTTCTGCTGGAAAAACGCATCGACGGTTTGATCGTTGCCTCGGCCGGCGGTGACAGCGGTCTGGCGCAAGGGCTGGCAGGTGTGAAGACGCCGATGGTCATTGTCGACCGCGGTCTGGAAGGTGTGGACGCCGATCTGGTGCGCATCGATCACGAATACGGCGCGTATCTCGCCACTCGACATTTGCTCGAGTTGGGTCACCGCGACATCGCCACCATCGGCGGCCCGGCCAGTACCAGCGTGGCGCAGATGCGTCAGGCCGGATATTGTCGGGCGCTGCAAGAGGCGGGTATCGAAGTGCGTCAGGCGCGCATGCTGGAAAGCGATTTCACCAGCACCGGCGGTTACAACGCGGCGGCGGTTCTGCTGGAAAGCAATCCGCCGAGCGCGATCTTTGCCGGTAACGACATGATTGGCATCGGTGTGCTGCGCGCGGCGGCCGAGCGCAATGTGCGGGTGCCGAGCGAGCTGTCGGTGATCGGCTTCGACGATATCCAGATGAGCCGTTACGTGTATCCGGCGCTGACCACTGTCGGCCAGTCGATTCTGCAACTGGGCGAGATGGCGGCCGAAGTGCTGCTGCGAAGGATTGCTACACCGGATCTGGGCACCGATCAACGCATCGTGACCCCGAGTATTGTCTTGCGCGAATCGACCGCGCCGCTGTCCGGCGTGTTCACCGAATACCGCTGA
- the pheS gene encoding phenylalanine--tRNA ligase subunit alpha: MENLDALVSQALEAVQSAEDINALEQIRVQYLGKKGELTQVMKTLGNLPAEERPQVGALINVAKERVTGVLNARMALFEEAELAAKLSAESIDVTLPGRGQTSGGLHPVTRTLERVEQFFTRIGYGIAEGPEVEDDYHNFEALNIPGHHPARSMHDTFYFNANMLLRTHTSPVQVRTMESKQPPIRIVCPGRVYRSDSDITHSPMFHQVEGLLVDRDINFADLKGTIEEFLRVFFEKELAVRFRPSYFPFTEPSAEVDMECVMCSGKGCRVCKQTGWLEVMGCGMVHPNVLRMSGIDPEEFSGFAFGMGVERLAMLRYGVNDLRLFFDNDLRFLAQFR; the protein is encoded by the coding sequence ATGGAAAACCTGGATGCGCTGGTCTCTCAAGCACTAGAGGCTGTGCAAAGCGCTGAAGATATCAATGCCCTGGAGCAAATCCGGGTTCAATACCTTGGTAAAAAGGGCGAATTGACTCAGGTGATGAAGACCCTGGGGAATTTGCCGGCAGAAGAGCGTCCGCAAGTCGGCGCGCTGATCAACGTTGCCAAGGAACGTGTAACAGGCGTTCTCAATGCGCGCATGGCTCTGTTTGAGGAAGCCGAACTGGCTGCCAAACTGTCTGCCGAATCCATTGACGTGACGTTGCCGGGCCGTGGCCAGACCTCCGGTGGTCTGCATCCGGTTACCCGGACTCTGGAACGTGTTGAACAGTTCTTCACCCGCATCGGCTACGGCATTGCCGAAGGCCCTGAGGTCGAAGACGACTACCACAACTTCGAAGCGCTCAACATCCCAGGCCATCACCCGGCCCGGTCGATGCATGACACCTTCTATTTCAATGCCAACATGTTGTTGCGCACCCATACCTCGCCGGTACAGGTCCGCACCATGGAATCGAAACAGCCGCCGATCCGCATCGTCTGCCCAGGCCGTGTGTACCGCAGCGACTCCGATATCACCCACTCGCCTATGTTCCACCAGGTCGAAGGCCTGCTGGTCGATCGCGACATCAATTTTGCCGATCTCAAAGGCACCATCGAAGAATTCCTGCGGGTGTTCTTCGAGAAAGAACTGGCCGTACGTTTCCGTCCTTCGTACTTCCCGTTCACCGAGCCATCCGCCGAAGTCGATATGGAATGCGTGATGTGCAGCGGTAAAGGCTGCCGCGTCTGCAAGCAGACCGGCTGGCTGGAAGTGATGGGCTGCGGCATGGTTCACCCGAACGTGTTGCGCATGTCCGGCATCGACCCGGAAGAATTCTCCGGCTTTGCCTTCGGCATGGGCGTCGAGCGTCTGGCCATGCTCCGTTACGGCGTGAACGACTTGCGTCTGTTCTTCGACAACGACTTGCGGTTCCTCGCGCAATTTCGCTAG
- the rpmI gene encoding 50S ribosomal protein L35: protein MPKMKTKSGAAKRFLKTANGIKHKHAFKSHILTKMSTKRKRQLRGSSLLHPSDVAKVERMLRLR from the coding sequence ATGCCAAAAATGAAAACCAAAAGTGGTGCTGCTAAGCGGTTTCTGAAAACTGCTAACGGTATCAAGCACAAGCACGCTTTCAAGAGCCACATCCTGACTAAAATGTCGACCAAGCGTAAGCGTCAACTGCGCGGTAGCAGCTTGCTGCATCCGTCTGACGTGGCAAAAGTCGAGCGCATGCTGCGCCTTCGTTAA
- the rbsD gene encoding D-ribose pyranase, with protein sequence MKKTPLLNVALSRLIASLGHGDMVVIGDAGLPVPPGVELIDLALTHGVPDFVSTLKVVLSEMQVESHALANEIFDKQPTALITLEALNDEGELGRRDLLSHEQFKVLSRQARAIVRTGECQPYCNIVLVAGVTF encoded by the coding sequence ATGAAAAAGACTCCTTTGCTCAACGTCGCGCTATCGCGACTGATCGCCTCCCTGGGCCATGGCGACATGGTCGTCATCGGTGATGCCGGATTGCCGGTACCGCCCGGTGTCGAGCTGATCGATCTGGCGCTGACCCACGGTGTCCCTGATTTCGTCAGCACGCTGAAAGTCGTGCTAAGCGAGATGCAAGTGGAAAGCCATGCGCTGGCCAATGAAATCTTCGACAAGCAACCGACGGCGCTGATCACGCTGGAGGCGCTGAATGATGAAGGCGAACTGGGTCGTCGCGACCTGCTCAGTCATGAGCAATTCAAGGTCCTCAGCCGCCAGGCACGGGCGATTGTGCGTACAGGCGAATGTCAGCCGTACTGCAACATCGTGCTGGTTGCCGGGGTTACGTTCTAA
- a CDS encoding I78 family peptidase inhibitor — MPLKFATLGALLAAAMLAGCSTNSSESAKDAVATESGHSRCEATAAEFAIGKKASPELLEQARAKAGAQNARFLKPTDMITLEYRSDRLNLNTDTNLVVTRVNCG, encoded by the coding sequence ATGCCTTTGAAGTTCGCGACACTGGGTGCACTCTTGGCCGCTGCGATGTTGGCCGGTTGCAGTACGAACTCCAGCGAGTCGGCAAAGGATGCAGTGGCGACCGAGTCCGGTCACAGCCGCTGTGAAGCGACGGCAGCGGAATTCGCCATCGGCAAGAAAGCATCTCCGGAGCTGCTTGAGCAAGCGCGAGCCAAGGCCGGTGCGCAGAACGCCCGCTTCCTCAAGCCAACCGACATGATCACCCTGGAATACCGTTCGGATCGCCTGAACCTGAACACTGATACCAACCTGGTCGTCACTCGCGTCAACTGCGGCTGA